A stretch of Gorilla gorilla gorilla isolate KB3781 chromosome 9, NHGRI_mGorGor1-v2.1_pri, whole genome shotgun sequence DNA encodes these proteins:
- the LOC109028727 gene encoding olfactory receptor 7E24-like: MILSPPGYGERYHRAEDPELQLILALLSLSLSMYLVTVLRNLLSILAVSSDSPLHPPLYFFLSNLCWADIGFTSAAVPKMIVDMQSHSRVTSHAGCLTQMSFLVLFPCIEGMLLTVMAYDCFVAICRPLHYPVIVNPHLCVFFVLVSFFLSLLDSQLHSWTVLQFTIVKNVEISNFVCDPSQLLKLACSDSVINSIFMYFHSTMFGFLPISGILCLTIKSSSPF; the protein is encoded by the exons atgaTCCTCTCCCCACCTGGATATGGGGAAAGATATCACAGAGCGG AGGACCCAGAACTGCAGCTGATCCTCGCTTtgctgtccctgtccctgtccatGTATCTGGTCACGGTGCTGAGGAACCTGCTCAGCATCCTGGCTGTCAGCTCTGACTCACCCCTCCACCCCCCCTtgtacttcttcctctccaaccTGTGCTGGGCTGACATTGGTTTCACCTCGGCCGCGGTTCCCAAGATGATTGTGGACATGCAGTCGCATAGCAGAGTCACCTCTCATGCGGGATGTCTGACGCAGATGTCTTTCTTGGTCCTTTTTCCATGTATAGAAGGCATGCTCCTGACTGTGATGGCCTATGACTGCTTTGTAGCCATCTGTCGCCCTCTGCACTACCCAGTCATCGTGAATCCTCACCTCTGTGTCTTCTTCGTTTTGGTGTCCTTTTTCCTTAGCCTGTTGGATTCCCAGCTGCACAGTTGGACTGTGTTACAATTCACCATCGTCAAGAATGTGGAAATCTCTAATTTTGTCTGTGACCCCTCTCAACTTCTCAAACTTGCCTGTTCTGACAGCGTCATCAATAGCATATTCATGTATTTCCATAGTACtatgtttggttttcttcccATTTCAGGGATCCTTTGTCTTACTATAAAATCATCCTCTCCATTCTAA